The following are encoded together in the Bacillota bacterium genome:
- a CDS encoding spore maturation protein: MIPVMILGICLFGYLRGIRVYETFVEGAKEGLMAAARIAPYLIAMFVAIGMFRSSGALPFIAKLLAPIVSLLGMPPELLPLMIIRPLSATGSLGALVDIFKTHGPDSPIGMMASMIQSSCETTFYVVTIYFGAVGIKKVRHTLALGIMADILAIIGSVLIYNHLRAW; the protein is encoded by the coding sequence ATGATCCCTGTAATGATACTGGGCATCTGCCTGTTTGGGTATTTAAGGGGGATCAGGGTCTATGAGACGTTCGTTGAAGGCGCGAAGGAAGGACTCATGGCCGCGGCCAGGATAGCGCCCTACCTCATAGCGATGTTTGTAGCTATAGGCATGTTTCGGTCCTCAGGGGCGCTGCCTTTCATAGCAAAGCTCCTCGCGCCCATTGTCTCGCTACTGGGAATGCCGCCGGAACTCCTGCCCCTTATGATAATCCGGCCATTGTCAGCGACAGGATCGCTTGGAGCGCTCGTCGACATCTTCAAGACACACGGACCGGACTCGCCAATAGGCATGATGGCCTCAATGATCCAATCGAGCTGCGAGACCACCTTTTACGTCGTTACCATATATTTTGGAGCGGTAGGAATAAAAAAAGTCCGACATACCCTGGCGCTTGGCATCATGGCGGACATACTGGCCATCATAGGTTCTGTGCTAATCTATAATCATCTGCGCGCTTGGTGA